A single window of Colletotrichum destructivum chromosome 9, complete sequence DNA harbors:
- a CDS encoding Putative Zinc finger, RING-type, P-loop containing nucleoside triphosphate hydrolase produces MRFGSDSGPSDGMRQQMLDVPDYPQLQYQIADDIDGDFRHTKSCGTPFGLLYTRKDGGRSRVYHMLHTNRNTPAEDDRWVLTKNPRKLEPDQSRDIICNFAQDYVHLLGGENPDSPRRVSATVPGVWKFLQPEYRLTVAERHSALTVRFCNPMEQAADSDNCQSTLPSILVRMENTHMHYPIKSLPVQWAAPADPIDANHEPWVSVAPHEAKDALALFSPALNKIKDTSQVFHQARCLAANNIPLDVEAARCDCLPEPAKVLHRWDENGNIERIEDQQTAARTDRDLQQRPTPYKIQAYMNPDVGGSGRLSILNFRLLLSPKVLAHRGLAHFPPRNDAMSALVRSPRGSGTFDVQFEFVDPSLKELRPLKESMQPVKRGDFPSDNPRQPPNFVRNQMNLRRDQWEAVQWMLKREHAVDPFLEKEFEECLLPSVNVRLWGTTTLENLSHCGVLAHDIGYGKTVVTLGLVDFSTANAANEAKSIDERAAHLGANCLIHLKATLVIVPPHIVGQWANEAARFVGRDSGGHGNGLLTVHVITKPTDIVREKMIVADIIIVSTTFVSSDKNLEKLAAVSKLPPIHHRKSALKGQDHRDWYSEATETIRQSGFDFLNPDSMNITQLDTVLQNRRNVTNDWIQMVEDNNVGPSDRKTQTTSAKKRAGASKPSSKAKVATAIDVLEAFKKGQLLEMYTFQRAVLDEFSYENTPVAVFLEKVVASAKWILSGTPPTVDLGRICDIGTLLNVHVARAAPSMPGYFPNVTMGPRISEQTDAEKYRSYAEPLSAKLAVERHEQAKSFILHHFRKNKTDVENVQVEELLCFAPMEPLEATIYNLVQQGLYDAKFDIHGIPSQLSLLVQALVTDEKLASSGSKVKASGKSVWAEAIDALLLLASVPSWSNRQGFINMSWMKNGEELSFRSIMRYLAYGSAMFLEHCSYAISSLFDQMMYLANVLENDDSPRSSTLKAKKAAYMGHMHDIIDIFKHEKAEIAGDRQLIIFLREAIINKTCVSGRKPYERLEGRDLWDIKTWSMDHGGGPGSFTAANWWIFDEGMEISDEELSMVKARWHRPDIDGPADTREEIIHMIRAKQLNPVHALHDSLPHTMGLKHHTHLQDDFFFADRFDKHVAGKLTKDDFEFGIQLPKDRPRKGRMIRPRGQPIDEVLNCFMLVIQSIQAGIKTAATAWRNQMFILKADCLQNHNFDAHNSLPIRCSQCHKTTDRGLQSIACGHTLCYDCHLAFTESQHRTCPTKGCQATSQGSFMPWDSFFKEDDADGVEKFDAAVSGLSGSKMLEIEKIILQDVEDDEKAIVFAPYSRVKEAIRVHLFGSIGDDVAVYVTTGGEMDSEIIEDFKSFPGKAVLVQNLMSSESAGTNLTEANHVIFAGVLFTDSDNYTMYMDQAKGRVIRQGQTRKVTIYHLVSPATLEFDIFNQRQRGRIRGSGDLDGRTRLPVSEKATVDPAYPLRYRSYLESSAVEKLVRSVEFVEFEG; encoded by the coding sequence ATGCGATTCGGCTCGGACTCTGGTCCCTCGGACGGTATGCGCCAGCAGATGCTCGACGTGCCCGATTACCCTCAGCTGCAATATCAGATTGCCGACGACATCGATGGAGACTTTCGCCACACTAAATCGTGCGGCACCCCCTTCGGCCTTCTGTACACTCgcaaggacggcggccgcaGCCGTGTCTACCATATGTTGCACACCAACCGCAATACACCTGCCGAAGACGACCGATGGGTGTTGACCAAGAACCCCCGAAAGCTTGAACCAGATCAGTCGCGAGACATCATTTGCAACTTCGCGCAAGACTACGTCCACCTCCTGGGTGGTGAGAACCCCGACTCGCCCCGACGAGTATCAGCCACGGTCCCTGGCGTGTGGAAGTTTTTGCAGCCTGAATACCGCCTCACCGTCGCAGAGCGTCACTCAGCACTTACGGTCCGATTCTGCAACCCGATGGAGCAGGCTGCCGACTCCGACAACTGCCAATCTACGCTGCCGTCCATTTTGGTCAGAATGGAAAATACCCACATGCACTATCCTATCAAATCGCTTCCCGTGCAATGGGCCGCTCCCGCAGATCCCATCGATGCCAACCACGAACCCTGGGTGTCGGTCGCGCCTCACGAAGCCAAGGACGCCCTGGCGTTGTTCTCTCCCGCCCTGAACAAGATCAAGGACACCTCCCAGGTTTTTCACCAGGCCCGTTGCCTCGCCGCGAACAACATCCCTCTCGACGTAGAAGCAGCGCGTTGCGATTGCTTGCCCGAGCCCGCCAAGGTTCTCCACCGTTGGGACGAGAATGGCAACATCGAACGTATCGAAGACCAGCAGACTGCTGCGCGGACAGACCGAGACTTACAGCAGCGGCCGACCCCCTACAAGATCCAAGCTTACATGAACCCAGACGTGGGCGGCTCCGGCCGACTGAGTATCCTCAATTTCAGACTCCTTCTGAGTCCGAAGGTACTTGCGCACCGAGGCCTTGCACACTTCCCCCCAAGAAACGATGCCATGTCCGCTCTTGTACGCTCGCCTCGAGGATCCGGCACCTTTGATGTCCAGTTTGAGTTTGTGGATCCGAGCTTGAAGGAGCTGCGGCCATTGAAGGAGAGCATGCAACCGGTCAAAAGAGGCGATTTCCCTTCGGATAATCCGAGACAGCCCCCCAACTTTGTTCGCAACCAAATGAACTTGCGACGTGACCAGTGGGAGGCTGTCCAGTGGATGTTGAAGCGGGAACACGCCGTCGATCCATTCCTGGAGAAGGAGTTCGAAGAGTGTCTTCTACCGTCGGTCAATGTGCGTCTATGGGGCACGACAACACTGGAAAATCTCTCCCATTGTGGCGTTCTAGCGCATGACATCGGCTATGGCAAGACAGTCGTCACGCTCGGCCTTGTTGATTTCTCCACCGCCAATGCAGCCAACGAGGCCAAATCCATCGATGAGCGTGCTGCTCACTTGGGTGCCAACTGCCTTATCCACCTCAAGGCTACCTTGGTCATCGTTCCGCCTCACATCGTGGGTCAGTGGGCCAACGAGGCTGCCAGATTCGTCGGGCGTGATTCGGGAGGCCACGGAAACGGCTTGCTCACCGTACACGTCATCACTAAGCCCACCGATATCGTGCGGGAGAAGATGATAGTGGCAGACATCATAATTGTCAGCACTACCTTCGTCTCTTCAGACAAGAACTTGGAGAAGCTTGCAGCGGTGTCTAAGCTTCCGCCTATTCACCACAGAAAGTCCGCGTTGAAGGGACAGGACCACCGCGATTGGTACTCCGAAGCCACCGAGACCATTCGTCAGTCGGGTTTCGACTTTCTCAACCCAGACAGCATGAACATCACGCAGCTTGATACCGTTTTGCAGAACCGACGCAATGTTACAAACGACTGGATTCAGATGGTCGAGGACAACAACGTGGGCCCCAGCGACCGGAAGACTCAGACTACAAGCGCCAAGAAGAGAGCAGGAGCCTCGAAACCCAGTTCTAAGGCCAAGGTTGCTACTGCCATCGACGTGCTGGAAGCGTTCAAGAAGGGTCAGCTCCTGGAGATGTATACCTTCCAGCGGGCTGTCTTGGACGAGTTCTCGTACGAAAACACGCCCGTCGCCGTGTTCCTGGAAAAGGTCGTTGCCTCCGCCAAGTGGATTCTTTCCGGAACGCCCCCTACGGTCGATCTTGGCCGGATTTGCGACATTGGGACGTTGCTGAATGTCCACGTTGCTCGTGCTGCACCCTCAATGCCGGGATATTTCCCAAACGTCACAATGGGGCCAAGAATCTCGGAGCAGACCGATGCCGAGAAGTACCGCAGCTATGCTGAGCCCTTATCTGCGAAGCTGGCTGTCGAGCGTCACGAGCAGGCAAAGAGTTTTATCTTGCACCACTTTCGCAAGAACAAGACGGACGTGGAAAATGTGCAAGTCGAAGAGTTGTTGTGCTTTGCCCCGATGGAGCCTCTGGAGGCCACCATCTACAACCTGGTACAGCAGGGTCTCTACGACGCCAAGTTCGACATACACGGTATACCAAGCCAACTTTCGCTGCTGGTACAGGCCCTTGTGACCGATGAGAAGTTGGCCAGTTCCGGATCAAAGGTCAAGGCTTCGGGGAAGTCCGTGTGGGCTGAAgccatcgacgccctgcTTCTGCTTGCGTCTGTTCCCTCCTGGAGCAATCGCCAGGGATTCATCAACATGAGTTGGATGAAGAATGGAGAAGAACTATCTTTCCGCTCAATCATGCGATATTTGGCTTATGGATCTGCCATGTTCTTGGAACACTGCTCGTACGCGATTTCATCGCTCTTTGACCAGATGATGTACCTCGCCAACGTTCTTGAGAACGATGATAGTCCACGCAGCAGCACTTTGAAGGCCAAGAAAGCGGCATACATGGGCCACATGCACGACATCATTGATATTTTCAAGCACGAAAAGGCGGAAATCGCCGGCGACCGGCAGCTCATCATTTTCCTCAGGGAGGCAATCATCAACAAGACGTGCGTCTCGGGCAGGAAGCCATATGAAAGACTGGAGGGACGTGACCTTTGGGACATCAAGACCTGGTCAATGGATCACGGCGGTGGTCCTGGATCGTTTACTGCTGCCAATTGGTGGATTTTTGATGAAGGCATGGAAATTTCAGATGAGGAGCTTTCTATGGTGAAGGCGCGCTGGCATCGACCCGACATCGACGGACCAGCCGACACCAGGGAGGAAATCATCCATATGATTCGAGCTAAGCAACTTAACCCCGTGCATGCGCTCCACGATTCGCTGCCACACACTATGGGACTAAAGCATCATACCCACCTCCAAGACGACTTTTTCTTTGCGGATCGGTTCGACAAGCACGTCGCTGGGAAACTGACAAAGGATGACTTCGAATTCGGGATCCAGCTGCCGAAGGACCGACCCCGCAAAGGACGAATGATCAGACCCAGAGGACAACCGATCGACGAGGTCCTGAACTGCTTCATGCTGGTCATCCAGAGCATTCAAGCCGGCATCAAGACCGCGGCAACAGCCTGGCGGAACCAAATGTTTATCCTTAAGGCGGACTGCCTGCAGAACCACAATTTCGACGCCCACAACAGCCTCCCGATCCGGTGCTCCCAGTGCCATAAGACGACCGACCGGGGTCTTCAGTCGATCGCATGTGGTCACACGCTCTGTTACGATTGCCATCTTGCTTTTACCGAGAGCCAACATCGTACGTGCCCAACCAAAGGATGCCAGGCAACGAGCCAGGGGTCTTTTATGCCTTGGGACTCATTCTTCAAGGaggatgatgccgacggggTCGAAAAGTTCGACGCAGCCGTGTCGGGCCTGTCTGGGTCGAAGATGCTCGAAATCGAGAAAATCATTCtccaggacgtcgaggatgacgagaaggccatcgTTTTTGCGCCTTATTCCCGGGTCAAAGAGGCGATACGCGTTCATTTGTTTGGAAGCATCGGGGATGACGTCGCGGTCTACGTGACAACTGGCGGTGAAATGGACTCTGAGATCATTGAGGATTTCAAGAGCTTCCCAGGAAAGGCTGTGCTGGTGCAGAACCTCATGTCTTCCGAATCGGCGGGCACGAACCTAACCGAGGCCAACCACGTCATTTTCGCCGGCGTCTTGTTCACGGACTCTGACAACTACACAATGTACATGGACCAGGCCAAGGGCCGTGTCATCCGACAAGGCCAGACTCGCAAGGTGACGATCTACCACCTCGTGTCGCCCGCCACCTTGGAGTTCGACATATTCAATCAGAGACAGCGCGGCCGCATCCGCGGCTCGGGCGATCTCGATGGTCGCACCCGCCTTCCAGTCAGCGAAAAAGCCACGGTTGACCCGGCCTACCCGCTTCGGTATCGCTCCTATCTAGAGAGCTCGGCAGTCGAGAAGCTTGTCCGATCCGTCGAGttcgtcgagttcgagggCTGA
- a CDS encoding Putative Zinc finger, LIM-type: MAFPRESSFMPAIKCSSCGLQVEISMMGEHICSGPGAEPSPPPPRSDSIGSYGQPPPLDNKHGRMAPPTLDTSAANLPYSRQDQLTPISTSTGSISISPKTPNSQAHGRSDDYFQPQIANDYNSNQQSRRPGGYGGFDDGDDFGSDQMYPNEQRKQAPSLLQRMNTIAPGPFEMGKRPGARAAAKNAFAPTRQDSLTPEDNMAGDRPLTSASNNSSISSGSSNAGGIAPPRLPRKNGYGGFGPPGTTPDEIEPEAFVTRAGTFPRRNESAEPHVRTPSAPGTRSDRLRGSPGPGEHERKPSMGPDTSRPPPPRKSLLRPTTAGRDGAPPVDLANEFGAANPYHTPSASTSSGASLFSHGRQASSQSSSQSSPANPRSRRNPSDVNNLDNLMNDIESSMAAMHSPKDEMPPPPPPKPAAQPQPSRRAPPSVDLRNDPAIQSSRPRARSPLATPDYDPRNPMDRYNQHERQPSDVRSVSSPPRNRPSRGNCKSCGEAIKGKSISSADGRLTGRYHKTCFVCTTCREPFSSAEFYVHNDRPYCELHYHKLNGSLCGTCGRGIEGQYLEDEERVKYHVGCFRCGDCGMSLSNGYFEVKGKAYCERDAWRRMQPAPRMGNGEQRGRSPGGLAPGGPGQGGRRPSNGQSGMRPPMGLPRGQRMAPGAGLAPPMPRMNKRMTRLGMM; encoded by the exons ATGGCCTTCCCACGGGAGTCGAGCTTCATGCCGGCCATCAAATGCTCGTCATGTGGCCTGCAAGTCGAAATCTCCATGATGGGCGAGCATATCTGCAGCGGCCCGGGTGCAGAGC CATCACCACCCCCGCCTCGCTCAGACAGCATAGGTTCATACGGCCAACCGCCCCCTCTTGACAACAAGCACGGCCGAATGGCACCTCCTACGCTGGATACCAGTGCCGCAA ACCTGCCATATTCGCGGCAAGACCAGCTCACCCCTATAAGCACCTCGACGGGATCAATCAGCATCTCACCCAAAACTCCCAACAGTCAGGCCCATGGCCGCTCGGATGACTACTTCCAACCTCAAATAGCAAACGACTACAACTCGAACCAGCAATCTCGACGCCCTGGGGGCTATGGGGGATTCGACGATGGGGACGACTTCGGGTCGGATCAGATGTACCCGAACGAGCAGAGGAAACAAGCACCGAGCCTCCTTCAACGTATGAACACCATCGCCCCCGGACCTTTCGAGATGGGCAAGCGACCCGGGGCGCGCGCGGCTGCAAAGAACGCATTCGCCCCGACTAGGCAGGACTCGTTGACGCCCGAAGACAACATGGCTGGCGACCGACCACTAACCTCAGCATCGAACAACTCTTCCATATCTTCTGGGAGCAGCAACGCCGGCGGTATCGCGCCTCCAAGACTGCCGAGGAAGAACGGCTATGGAGGATTCGGGCCGCCGGGAACGACGCCGGATGAAATAGAGCCCGAGGCCTTCGTCACCCGAGCGGGGACCTTCCCGCGCCGAAACGAGTCTGCTGAGCCACATGTGCGGACGCCCTCAGCGCCCGGCACACGCTCGGACAGGTTGAGGGGGTCCCCGGGACCCGGCGAACACGAGAGGAAGCCGTCGATGGGACCAGAtacctcgaggccgccgcccccgaggaAGAGCTTGCTGCGTCCGACGACAGCTGGGAGGGACGGAGCGCCGCCAGTCGATTTGGCCAACGAGTTTGGTGCTGCGAACCCGTACCacacgccgtcggcctcgacgtcgtctggTGCCTCCTTGTTCAGTCATGGCCGCCAGGCCAGCTCCCAGAGCAGCTCCCAATCAAGCCCTGCGAACCCGCGCTCACGACGGAACCCCTCCGACGTGAACAACCTGGACAACTTGATGAACGATATcgagtcgtcgatggccgccATGCACTCCCCCAAAGAtgagatgccgccgccccctcccccgaaACCCGCGGCGCAGCCGCAACCCAGTCGGCGTGCGCCGCCTTCGGTGGATCTTCGAAACGATCCCGCGATCCAGAGCAGTCGACCGCGGGCGAGGTCACCACTAGCGACGCCAGACTACGATCCCCGCAACCCGATGGATCGCTACAACCAACATGAGCGTCAGCCCAGTGATGTGCGTAGTGTTTCATCACCGCCCCGCAACCGCCCCTCGCGAGGAAACTGCAAGTCTTGCGGCGAAGCCATCAAGGGTAAGAGCATCTCTTCGGCCGATGGCCGTCTGACCGGACGCTACCACAAGACCTGCTTCGTCTGCACGACCTGCCGCGAGCCCTTTTCATCGGCCGAATTTTACGTCCACAACGACAGGCCCTACTGCGAGCTTCACTACCACAAGCTCAATGGCAGTCTGTGCGGTACGTGCGGACGCGGCATCGAGGGCCAGTActtggaggacgaggagcgcgTCAAGTACCACGTCGGTTGCTTCCGATGCGGCGACTGCGGCATGTCCTTGTCAAACGGGTACTTTGAggtcaagggcaaggcgtACTGCGAACGGGACGCCTGGCGCCGCATGCAACCCGCCCCGCGGATGGGCAACGGCGAGCAGCGAGGACGTTCGCCGGGTGGTCTCGCTCCCGGCGGCCCCGGGCAGGGTGGTCGCCGCCCGAGCAACGGCCAGTCCGGCATGAGGCCGCCCATGGGCCTCCCGCGTGGGCAGAGGATGGCTCCCGGTGCCGGACTCGCTCCGCCGATGCCTCGCATGAACAAGCGCATGACGAGACTCGGCATGATGTAA
- a CDS encoding Putative alpha/beta hydrolase-1, translating to MASHEADRGNTTPGPDLAGFLDDARFSQTFTLPSGPGRPHPFRVTYSDYGHRDPEDPSREHVLLFCGPLMGSRFLHVAKDALAKKHGVRVIHPDRPGFGGTTPVSVADRVRVWLEIVPALLRHLGIRHVSVASHSAGAIYALNTLLHLRHILSPARPYAALITPWVHPSRSGVLLMTAASGLPEAVLGKFHALALFSQRNIAPVAGFSSGILSGLTPGLEAVSKLLPSLQTSPAVVEESERPPVAVVSENARMAAFEEAVWKQLIGKVFAESVQGLSEDLILLLKRAAHPEYWGSWKDYDEFVALLAEGERNLGAGVVSDGARLEVEVFWAAEDNLIGTGDGPKWFIDCWGAERRGDRIDFASHIVPGADHDGIVELGFDVMERIFRHVAGTGGDAHSDSSNVAVSSSQGEEAAV from the exons ATGGCTTCACACGAGGCCGATCGCGGCAACACGACCCCGGGTCCGGATCTCGCAGGGTTCCTTGATGATGCCCGTTTCAGCCAAACTTTCACCTTGCCCTCCGGTCCCGGTCGACCGCACCCATTCCGTGTCACGTACAGCGACTACGGCCACCGGGACCCGGAGGACCCATCACGAGAAcacgtcctcctcttctgcgGCCCGCTCATGGGCAG CCGCTTCCTCCACGTCGCCAAGGACGCCCTCGCGAAGAAACACGGCGTCAGGGTCATCCACCCGGACAGGCCCGGGTTCGGCGGCACCACACCGGTGTCCGTCGCAGACCGCGTCCGCGTCTGGCTCGAGATCGTGCCGGCCCTCCTGCGCCACCTTGGCATCCGCCACGTGTCTGTTGCCTCGCacagcgccggcgccatctACGCGCTCAACACCCTGCTCCACCTCCGCCACATCCTttcgcccgcccgcccgtACGCAGCGCTCATCACGCCGTGGGTCCACCCGTCCCGCTCGGGCGTCCTGCTCATGACTGCCGCGAGCGGATTGCCGGAGGCCGTGCTGGGCAAGTTCCACGCgctcgccctcttctcccagCGCAACATCGCGCCCGTGGCCGGGTTCAGCAGCGGCATTTTGAGCGGCTTGACGCCTGGTCTCGAAGCCGTGAGCAAGTTGTTACCGTCGCTGCAAACGAGTCCggcggtcgtcgaggagagcgagaggccgcccgtcgccgttgtgAGCGAGAATGCACGCATGGCCGCTTTCGAAGAGGCAGTCTGGAAGCAGCTCATCGGGAAGGTGTTCGCGGAGAGCGTGCAGGGTCTCAGCGAGGACCTCATCCTGCTGCTGAAGCGGGCGGCGCATCCGGAGTACTGGGGCTCGTGGAAGGACTACGACGAGTTCGTCGCCCTCCTGGCCGAGGGGGAACGGAAcctgggcgccggcgtgGTGTCGGACGGCGCGAGGCTGGAGGTCGAGGTGTTttgggcggcggaggacaACCTGATCGGCACCGGAGACGGGCCGAAGTGGTTCATCGACTGCTGGGGGGCTGAACGACGTGGTGACAGGATCGACTTTGCGAGCCACATCGTTCCCGGGGCCGACCACGACGGCATTGTAGAGTTGGGCTTTGATGTCATGGAGCGGATATTCCGCCATGTGGCCGGGACTGGTGGAGATGCGCACTCGGATTCGTCAAACGTAGCAGTGAGTTCTTCTCAAGGGGAGGAGGCCGCTGTCTGA
- a CDS encoding Putative ureidoglycolate lyase, rmlC-like cupin domain superfamily: MPPPTKLTSPLSLVVTAEPLARGPFAPFGDVIENPHPDVLPSATLPPAVSASFSAVPANQGTAIKYQNVSFPLDLYPQAPSAAPGTGSAAKPIVSIFSCAARALDPPSPAPAPPISTLLPYTYAGGPSRAGLFHVRILERHPFTTQTFTPLAASASASATPSAAYLVIVAPTLPASAADSSLPAPATGGKGRGLPDLRRLRAFVASPGQAVTYGAGTWHAPMVALGPPGSAVDFVVTQFASGVAVEDCQEVELAPEGEGEGVVVQVPERTPVAAKL; this comes from the coding sequence atgccgccgccgacaaagctcacctcccccctctccctcgtcgtcaccgctGAGCCCCTCGCCCGCGGCCCCTTCGCCCCCTTCGGCGACGTGATCGAGAACCCCCACCCGGACGTCCTCCCCTCCGCCACACTCCCcccggccgtctcggcctccttctccgccgtCCCCGCCAACCAGGGCACCGCCATCAAGTACCAGAACGTCTCCTTTCCGCTCGACCTCTACCCCCAGGCCCCGAGCGCCGCCCCCGGCACCGGCTCGGCCGCCAAGCCCATCGTGAGCATCTtctcctgcgccgcccgcgccctcgaccccccctccccggcacCGGCCCCGCCCATctccaccctcctcccctaCACCTacgccggcgggccctcCCGCGCCGGCCTCTTCCACGTCCGCATCCTCGAGCGCCACCCCTTCACAACCCAGACCTTCAcccccctcgccgcctccgcctccgcctccgccacgccctccgccgcctatctcgtcatcgtcgcgcCCACCCtccccgcctccgccgcggACTCCTCCCTGCCCGCCCCCGCCACGGGCGGTAAGGGCCGCGGCCTCCCGGACCTTAGGCGCCTCAGGGCCTTCGTCGCGTCCCCCGGCCAGGCCGTCACCTACGGCGCCGGCACGTGGCACGCGCCCATGGTCGCCCTGGGCCCCCCGGGCTCCGCTGTCGACTTCGTCGTGACCCAGTTCGCgagcggcgtcgccgtcgaggattgccaggaggtcgagctcgcgccggaaggcgagggcgagggcgtcgtggTCCAGGTTCCCGAGAGGACGCCTGTCGCTGCCAAGTTGTAA